The sequence CCTCGTATCAATATCCTCCATGGCGCCAACGGCAGTGGTAAAACCAGCGTGCTGGAAGCCATTCACTTGTTGGGCCTTGCCCGTTCCTTTCGCAGTGCCCGTTTATTGCCGGTGATTCAATACGAACAATTGGCGTGCACGGTATTTGGTCAAGTCGAATTGGCCGAAGGCGGGCATAGCAGCCTGGGGATATCTCGTGATCGTCAGGGGGAGTTTCAGATTCGTATTGATGGGCAGAACGCTCGCAGTGCGGCGCAGTTGGCAGAGATTCTTCCATTGCAACTGATCAACCCCGACAGCTTTCGACTGTTGGAAGGTGCACCGAAAATCCGCAGGCAATTCCTCGATTGGGGAGTGTTCCACGTGGAACCGCGTTTCATGGCCACTTGGCAGCGCCTGCAGAAGGCCCTGCGGCAGCGGAACTCATGGCTGCGGCATGGTACACTTGACGCCGCTTCACAAGCTGCCTGGGACCGGGAACTGTGCCTGGCCAGCGCTGAAATAGATGAATACCGCCGCGCTTATATCAAAGCCTTGAAACCAGTCTTTGAGCAAACCTTGAGCGAGTTGTTGGAGCTCGAAGGTTTAACGCTGAGCTATTACCGAGGTTGGGACAAAGAGCGAGAGCTGAGTGCAGTGCTCGCGACGTCCTTGCAACGGGATCAGCAAATTGGCCACACCCAGGCCGGACCACAACGGGCTGATTTGCGCCTTAGACTAGGTGCACATAATGCCGCAGATATCTTGTCTCGCGGTCAGCAGAAGTTGGTGGTGTGTGCCCTGCGTATCGCCCAAGGGCATCTGGTTAGCCAGGCCCGGCGAGGTCAGTGTATTTATCTGGTGGATGACTTGCCGTCCGAACTGGATGAGCAGCACCGCCGCGCGCTTTGCCGCTTGTTGGAAGACTTACGCTGCCAGGTGTTTATCACCTGTGTAGACCACGAATTATTGAGGGAAGGCTGGCAGACGGAAACGCCAGTCGCTTTGTTCCACGTGGAACAAGGCCGTATCAC is a genomic window of Pseudomonas sp. ADAK18 containing:
- the recF gene encoding DNA replication/repair protein RecF encodes the protein MSLSRVSVTAVRNLHPVTFSPSPRINILHGANGSGKTSVLEAIHLLGLARSFRSARLLPVIQYEQLACTVFGQVELAEGGHSSLGISRDRQGEFQIRIDGQNARSAAQLAEILPLQLINPDSFRLLEGAPKIRRQFLDWGVFHVEPRFMATWQRLQKALRQRNSWLRHGTLDAASQAAWDRELCLASAEIDEYRRAYIKALKPVFEQTLSELLELEGLTLSYYRGWDKERELSAVLATSLQRDQQIGHTQAGPQRADLRLRLGAHNAADILSRGQQKLVVCALRIAQGHLVSQARRGQCIYLVDDLPSELDEQHRRALCRLLEDLRCQVFITCVDHELLREGWQTETPVALFHVEQGRITQTHDHRE